One Prolixibacteraceae bacterium DNA segment encodes these proteins:
- a CDS encoding ISL3 family transposase, with product MNTSSIYHCLGLQDQQLLSTSYVGDTIQLKVKTKKDKLRCSRCKRMHVICCGVVERSFKGPMIGKKKCVIIIDVQRLYCKKCKIVRQEHLRFAKEQKSYIRSLEKMVLLLSSHMTIQSISRLLDLNWNIVKDIIKSHLKSKYHSPGLKGVKHIAIDEFAVRKGHVYMTCVYDLDKGVVLHVGKGKGSESLVPFWKRIKINKVQIESVAIDMSAAYILSVKTNAPKATMVFDHFHIIKKLNETISKIRRDLYNKEKDKVIKKSLKGSRWLLLKNPENLNLQKGEDSRLEKVLETNTTLFYAYYLKEELRELWNQDNIRDASKLLKQWIEEANETEIPQLKKMVELLTKHKTGILNWYKCNISTGPLEGINNKIKTLKRQAYGYRDLDFFMLKIKAMHQDIYAKCG from the coding sequence ATGAATACCAGTAGTATATATCATTGTTTAGGATTACAAGACCAGCAATTATTATCCACATCCTATGTTGGAGATACCATCCAACTTAAAGTTAAAACAAAAAAAGACAAACTACGTTGTAGTCGCTGTAAAAGAATGCATGTTATTTGTTGTGGAGTTGTTGAACGTAGTTTCAAGGGGCCAATGATAGGCAAAAAGAAGTGCGTTATTATCATAGATGTTCAACGCCTTTATTGCAAGAAATGCAAGATCGTACGTCAGGAACATTTAAGGTTTGCAAAAGAGCAGAAGTCCTATATTCGATCTTTAGAGAAGATGGTTTTACTTCTCTCTTCTCATATGACGATTCAATCAATCAGTCGACTTTTAGATCTTAACTGGAATATTGTAAAAGATATCATTAAGTCTCACTTAAAATCAAAATATCATTCTCCTGGGCTAAAGGGGGTGAAACATATTGCTATCGATGAATTCGCAGTGAGGAAGGGACATGTATACATGACTTGTGTATATGACTTAGATAAAGGAGTCGTTTTGCATGTAGGGAAAGGTAAAGGTTCCGAATCATTGGTTCCATTTTGGAAACGAATAAAGATCAATAAAGTCCAAATAGAATCTGTTGCTATTGATATGTCAGCTGCCTATATCCTTTCAGTAAAGACCAATGCACCTAAAGCTACTATGGTATTTGACCATTTCCATATAATAAAGAAACTAAATGAGACTATAAGTAAAATTAGAAGAGATCTTTACAACAAAGAGAAGGATAAGGTTATCAAGAAAAGTTTAAAAGGAAGTCGTTGGCTATTGTTAAAGAACCCAGAGAATCTCAACCTTCAGAAAGGGGAAGACTCAAGACTTGAAAAAGTATTAGAAACGAATACCACCTTGTTTTACGCATATTATTTGAAAGAAGAATTGAGGGAATTATGGAATCAAGATAATATTAGAGACGCTTCAAAATTACTTAAACAATGGATAGAAGAGGCAAATGAGACTGAAATCCCTCAGCTTAAGAAAATGGTAGAACTATTGACCAAACACAAAACAGGAATTCTAAATTGGTATAAGTGCAATATCTCCACGGGGCCTTTAGAAGGAATAAATAACAAGATTAAAACCTTAAAAAGACAAGCATATGGCTATCGTGACTTAGATTTTTTTATGTTAAAAATAAAAGCAATGCATCAAGATATATACGCAAAATGTGGATGA
- a CDS encoding helix-turn-helix domain-containing protein — protein MRFEIAKRKLLTTDDTIEKIALDIGFSDKSHFIKGFKKYFGVSPGCIHE, from the coding sequence ATGCGTTTTGAGATAGCAAAACGTAAATTATTAACTACAGACGACACGATTGAAAAAATAGCTTTAGATATTGGTTTCTCAGATAAAAGTCATTTTATTAAAGGGTTCAAAAAGTATTTTGGGGTGAGTCCAGGATGTATTCATGAATAG
- a CDS encoding LacI family transcriptional regulator, giving the protein MEQNITIHDIAKKLGISSSTVSRALNNNSRISDKTKKRVLELAEELGYKPNAAATALRMKRTKTIGLIIPKINRHFFADAINGVEKYATTHGYNVIITQSNENEEQEKSCIETLLHAGVDGIIASIALVKNDYQHYRKIIKREIPLVFFDRICDEIESNKVIVDDFKGGFLAAEHLISQGCKKIAHIAGPQHLNLYINRTQGFLKALRKHNMEPYEGGMLENYLTIEEGKEAAIKLLDTPNRPDGIFASNDTVCLSLIEHAEKKGISIPNDLAIIGFSNEPYAKLISPSLSTIEQRGYDVGFKATELLIRNIEYPSNNLETIVLPINLIIRKSSNKEV; this is encoded by the coding sequence ATGGAACAAAATATTACGATTCATGATATTGCAAAAAAACTAGGGATCTCAAGCTCTACGGTATCAAGAGCTTTAAACAACAACTCTAGAATAAGCGATAAAACAAAAAAAAGAGTTTTAGAGCTAGCTGAGGAACTAGGTTACAAACCCAATGCTGCAGCTACAGCACTACGCATGAAGAGAACAAAAACCATAGGATTGATCATTCCTAAAATAAACAGGCACTTCTTTGCTGATGCCATTAATGGGGTAGAAAAATATGCCACAACACATGGCTACAACGTTATTATAACCCAAAGCAATGAAAACGAAGAGCAAGAAAAAAGTTGCATTGAAACGTTATTACATGCTGGGGTAGATGGTATTATTGCATCTATTGCACTCGTTAAAAATGATTACCAACATTACCGTAAAATAATCAAGAGAGAAATCCCTCTCGTATTCTTCGATCGTATTTGTGATGAAATTGAGTCAAACAAAGTAATCGTAGATGACTTTAAAGGTGGATTTCTTGCCGCAGAACATTTAATATCTCAAGGGTGTAAAAAAATTGCACATATTGCCGGACCACAACACCTTAATTTATATATCAATCGTACTCAAGGATTTCTTAAAGCTTTAAGAAAACACAATATGGAACCCTATGAAGGAGGTATGTTAGAGAATTACCTTACAATAGAAGAAGGGAAAGAAGCTGCAATCAAACTTCTTGACACTCCCAATAGGCCTGATGGTATCTTCGCGTCGAACGACACTGTTTGCTTAAGTTTGATAGAACATGCAGAGAAAAAGGGAATCTCTATTCCAAATGATCTTGCAATCATTGGCTTCAGTAATGAGCCTTATGCAAAACTCATCTCTCCTTCGTTATCAACCATTGAACAGAGAGGATATGATGTTGGCTTTAAAGCTACCGAACTACTAATTCGCAATATAGAGTATCCATCTAATAATCTAGAAACAATTGTTCTTCCGATCAATCTAATTATTAGAAAGTCATCAAATAAAGAAGTCTAA
- a CDS encoding sulfatase-like hydrolase/transferase, producing MKRRDFIKKGALTASAVGVASTIQGAPIPFKNRSKTKSSRPNILFVMTDQQCAEAIRAFGNKDLHTPSMDRIAKYAMNFKKAYCPTPLCVPSRSSMFTGLYPHEINVPINNLKAEWNTTEYPYMGNILKTAGYDTGYVGKWHLPASPKDKHIHGFDFIKHARANDLDPDVAEASIEFLSQERDKPFLLVSSFVNPHDICQWARGEAMRNDAIGVPPKGDQCPELPDNFEIPELEPDVIRYVHSLSKRTYPTDDWSESKWRQYRWAYYRLVEKVDAHLKPILDALEEKDLLEDTVIIFTSDHGDGNAHHKWNQKQILYDEAARVPFMISWKGHTEITEYNDLPISTGIDLIPTMCEIAGVKAPVYMKGKPLFKLSNGDRTAFDREYTITETEFCLSKVTYGVKGRMVRSSRYKYIVYEQGHLKEQFFDMDSDPGEMTNLAYDKNYKELKNKHIDVLKEWIKETRDNFQI from the coding sequence ATGAAGAGAAGAGATTTTATAAAGAAAGGGGCACTTACCGCATCTGCAGTTGGTGTCGCTTCTACAATACAAGGTGCTCCTATCCCTTTCAAGAATAGGAGTAAAACGAAGTCATCTCGTCCAAACATTCTTTTTGTAATGACAGATCAGCAATGTGCTGAAGCAATTAGAGCATTCGGAAATAAGGACTTACATACTCCTTCAATGGATAGAATTGCGAAATATGCAATGAACTTCAAGAAGGCTTATTGTCCTACGCCATTATGTGTACCATCAAGAAGTAGTATGTTTACAGGATTGTATCCACATGAAATTAATGTTCCGATTAATAACCTTAAGGCGGAATGGAATACTACAGAGTATCCTTATATGGGAAATATCCTGAAAACAGCAGGATATGATACTGGATATGTAGGTAAGTGGCATCTACCAGCTTCTCCTAAGGATAAACATATTCATGGTTTTGATTTTATTAAACATGCTAGAGCAAATGACTTAGACCCTGATGTGGCTGAAGCTTCTATTGAGTTTTTAAGTCAAGAAAGAGATAAACCTTTTCTTCTTGTTTCATCTTTTGTAAACCCACATGATATTTGTCAATGGGCTAGGGGAGAAGCGATGAGAAATGATGCAATTGGGGTGCCTCCTAAAGGGGATCAGTGTCCTGAATTACCAGATAACTTTGAGATTCCAGAGTTGGAACCTGATGTGATAAGATATGTTCATTCTTTATCTAAAAGAACTTATCCTACTGATGACTGGAGCGAAAGCAAATGGAGACAGTATCGTTGGGCTTACTATCGTTTGGTCGAAAAAGTTGATGCTCACTTAAAGCCGATTCTTGATGCATTAGAGGAGAAAGATCTGTTAGAGGACACGGTGATTATTTTCACAAGTGACCATGGTGACGGCAATGCGCATCATAAGTGGAACCAGAAGCAAATTCTTTATGATGAAGCAGCGAGAGTTCCTTTTATGATTAGCTGGAAAGGACATACTGAGATTACTGAGTATAATGATCTTCCTATTTCGACAGGAATTGATCTTATTCCAACGATGTGTGAGATTGCAGGTGTTAAAGCTCCTGTCTATATGAAAGGAAAACCATTATTTAAACTTTCTAATGGAGATAGAACTGCTTTTGATAGAGAGTATACGATTACAGAGACAGAGTTCTGCCTTTCTAAAGTTACTTATGGAGTAAAAGGTCGTATGGTTCGCTCTTCTCGTTATAAGTATATCGTATATGAGCAAGGACATTTAAAAGAGCAGTTCTTCGATATGGATAGCGATCCTGGTGAGATGACCAATCTTGCTTACGATAAGAATTATAAAGAGCTTAAGAATAAGCATATCGATGTATTGAAAGAATGGATCAAGGAGACTAGAGATAACTTCCAAATATAG
- the ruvX gene encoding Holliday junction resolvase RuvX yields MGRILAIDYGRKRVGIAVTDSMQIIANKLTTVPTHEIMKFLEEYFKQEDVEQVVIGYPLQNNGQPSQSIEYINPFIKNFLKKFPEMPIEQHDERFTSNLAFRAMIDAGLKKKQRQNKATIDAVSATIILQSYMESKKQF; encoded by the coding sequence TTGGGAAGAATATTAGCTATAGATTATGGTCGAAAAAGAGTTGGAATAGCTGTTACTGACTCTATGCAAATTATTGCAAATAAACTCACAACAGTACCGACTCATGAAATTATGAAATTTCTTGAGGAGTATTTTAAACAAGAAGATGTAGAGCAAGTAGTTATAGGTTACCCACTTCAAAATAATGGTCAACCATCTCAATCTATTGAATACATCAACCCTTTCATTAAAAACTTCTTAAAGAAGTTTCCAGAGATGCCCATCGAACAACACGATGAACGTTTTACATCAAATCTTGCATTTCGTGCAATGATCGACGCAGGACTGAAGAAGAAACAACGACAAAATAAGGCAACTATTGATGCGGTAAGTGCCACAATTATTCTTCAATCCTATATGGAATCAAAAAAACAGTTTTAA
- a CDS encoding sulfatase: protein MRKNISRRSFVKSATVATAGAGIISSNLLSSCSKHEEKERPNVLFIFPDQYRKQSLGFLNNDPVRTPNIDKLAKNGVHFTDAVSNHPLCSPFRGMLFSGKYPLSNGVQSNCHSGRTKYGNFLKPDERCFSDVMKDSGYATGYLGKWHLDGPTPTKPGEPNIWDSYCPPGPHRHGFEFWYSYGTHNRHNHPYYWINDAKENEKTDVNQWSPEHEADVLIDYLENKDGNFRDDNKPFFMCWGINPPHTPFTEVPNRYKERFKDLTIDSVLNRPNVRKTQAPFYKETGFGDPGVEKKLSQAKDYFACVEGVDDQIGRVLEVLEKQGLKDNTIVIFCSDHGEMLGSQGLMHKNVWFKEAFEIPFIVSWPGKITPGTDNLLLSVPDIMPTFLSFLGLKDQIPAGIEGKDYSAVLRGEEFDRPKSAMYFFDKPEEEKEKRRGVKTHEYTYVVAYDKHSKKHIFLYDDINDPYQLTNIAGQKPEVEASLHEMLAQHLHNTKDYFISYI from the coding sequence ATGAGAAAAAACATATCTCGAAGAAGCTTTGTAAAGAGTGCAACTGTTGCTACAGCAGGTGCTGGAATTATTTCTAGCAACTTGCTAAGCAGTTGTTCTAAGCATGAGGAGAAGGAGAGGCCAAATGTATTATTTATATTTCCGGATCAATATCGTAAACAGTCGTTAGGATTTTTGAATAATGACCCTGTACGTACTCCAAATATTGATAAGTTGGCAAAAAATGGTGTACACTTTACAGATGCAGTGAGTAATCACCCACTGTGTAGCCCATTTCGTGGTATGTTGTTCTCTGGTAAATACCCACTAAGTAACGGCGTTCAATCTAATTGTCATTCGGGACGAACAAAATATGGTAACTTTTTGAAACCAGATGAGAGATGTTTTTCCGATGTAATGAAAGATTCTGGTTATGCAACAGGTTATCTCGGAAAGTGGCACTTAGATGGACCAACTCCAACCAAACCAGGTGAGCCAAATATTTGGGACTCTTACTGTCCTCCTGGTCCTCATCGCCATGGCTTCGAGTTTTGGTATTCTTATGGTACTCACAATCGACATAATCATCCATACTACTGGATCAATGATGCTAAGGAGAATGAAAAAACGGACGTGAACCAATGGTCACCTGAACACGAAGCGGATGTATTGATTGACTATCTTGAAAATAAAGATGGGAACTTCCGTGACGACAATAAACCGTTTTTTATGTGTTGGGGGATTAACCCACCTCACACACCTTTTACTGAGGTGCCAAATCGTTATAAAGAACGATTTAAAGATTTAACTATTGATTCTGTACTTAATCGTCCGAATGTTCGTAAGACACAAGCTCCTTTCTATAAAGAGACTGGTTTTGGAGATCCTGGAGTGGAGAAAAAACTTAGTCAAGCTAAAGATTATTTTGCTTGTGTTGAGGGAGTCGATGATCAAATAGGTCGTGTGTTGGAAGTTCTTGAAAAACAAGGATTAAAGGATAATACGATCGTTATCTTCTGTTCTGACCATGGTGAGATGTTAGGTAGTCAAGGATTGATGCATAAAAATGTTTGGTTCAAAGAGGCATTCGAGATCCCTTTTATCGTTAGTTGGCCAGGAAAAATTACACCAGGAACAGATAACCTACTTTTGAGTGTTCCTGATATTATGCCAACATTCTTATCCTTTTTAGGGTTAAAAGATCAAATTCCGGCTGGTATAGAAGGGAAGGATTATTCTGCTGTTTTGAGAGGAGAGGAGTTCGATAGACCAAAATCCGCAATGTATTTCTTCGATAAACCTGAAGAAGAGAAAGAGAAACGTCGAGGGGTTAAAACCCATGAATATACTTATGTTGTTGCTTATGATAAACATAGTAAAAAGCATATCTTCTTGTATGATGATATTAATGATCCATATCAATTAACTAATATCGCAGGGCAAAAACCTGAGGTTGAGGCTTCCCTTCATGAAATGTTGGCGCAGCACCTACACAATACGAAGGATTATTTCATTAGTTACATTTAA
- a CDS encoding glycoside hydrolase family 88 protein — protein MMMKNLCICAVVLLSLVGCSTPKKKCDLISDNVDFATKQIGLEFKKMDSLNVILNPRTILPNGETRYNKPMLWTSGFFPGSLWYLYELTGDKVWENRAMKVNKTIEAVQYNKDHHDVGFMIYCSFGNGYRLTDNPEYKSIIINAAKSLSTRFRPKVGCIQSWDVNRGWQAKRGWQCPVIIDNMMNLELMFEASKISGDNTFRDIAIKHANTTLDHHFRPDYSSYHVVDYDSITGQVRSRVTAQGFADESAWARGQAWALYGYTVCYRETKDPRYLDQANAVANFVLSHPRLPKDLIPYWDFDCTDIPNTYRDASAAAVIASGLYELSTYNKGDAQVKLRAAADKMVESLSSDKYRAKLGENNNFLLMHSVGSIPHGAEIDVPLNYADYYFLEALVRKRELEK, from the coding sequence ATGATGATGAAGAATTTGTGCATTTGTGCAGTTGTACTTCTATCACTCGTAGGCTGTAGTACACCAAAAAAGAAATGTGATCTTATTTCTGATAATGTTGATTTTGCAACAAAACAGATTGGTCTAGAGTTCAAAAAGATGGATAGTTTGAATGTGATTCTTAACCCAAGAACTATTTTACCTAATGGTGAGACTCGTTATAATAAGCCTATGCTATGGACAAGTGGTTTTTTCCCTGGTTCTCTATGGTACCTATATGAACTGACTGGAGATAAGGTTTGGGAAAACCGTGCGATGAAAGTGAATAAAACAATCGAAGCGGTTCAGTATAACAAAGATCATCATGATGTTGGTTTTATGATCTACTGTAGTTTTGGAAATGGATATCGTCTAACTGACAATCCAGAATATAAGTCTATTATTATCAATGCTGCAAAGTCCTTAAGTACTCGTTTTCGTCCTAAAGTAGGTTGTATTCAATCTTGGGATGTGAATAGAGGATGGCAAGCTAAAAGAGGATGGCAATGTCCAGTTATTATTGATAATATGATGAACTTGGAACTAATGTTTGAAGCTTCAAAAATTAGTGGAGATAATACATTCCGTGATATTGCGATCAAGCATGCAAACACGACTCTTGATCATCATTTTAGACCAGATTATAGTTCATATCACGTAGTAGATTATGATAGCATTACTGGTCAAGTTAGAAGTCGAGTTACTGCGCAAGGTTTTGCTGATGAGTCAGCATGGGCAAGAGGTCAAGCATGGGCTCTATATGGTTATACTGTATGTTATAGAGAGACTAAAGATCCAAGATATTTAGATCAAGCGAATGCAGTAGCAAACTTCGTATTGTCACATCCTCGACTTCCTAAAGATTTGATTCCTTATTGGGATTTTGATTGTACGGATATTCCAAACACATATAGAGATGCTTCAGCAGCAGCTGTTATTGCATCAGGACTATATGAATTGTCAACATACAATAAAGGAGATGCTCAGGTGAAATTAAGAGCAGCAGCAGATAAAATGGTTGAGAGTCTTTCTTCTGATAAGTATCGTGCAAAACTAGGAGAGAACAACAACTTCTTGTTGATGCACTCTGTAGGTAGTATTCCTCATGGTGCTGAGATTGATGTACCTCTTAACTATGCAGATTACTATTTCCTTGAAGCTCTTGTTCGAAAGAGAGAACTTGAGAAGTAA